One genomic window of Vibrio natriegens NBRC 15636 = ATCC 14048 = DSM 759 includes the following:
- a CDS encoding bifunctional 4-hydroxy-2-oxoglutarate aldolase/2-dehydro-3-deoxy-phosphogluconate aldolase, whose protein sequence is MKDLNQQLSEIKVVPVIAIKDASKAVKLAQVLVENGLPCAEVTFRTEDAARAIKNMRDAYPEMLIGAGTVLTSAQVDEAIEAGVDFIVSPGFNPTTVKYCQQRNIAIVPGVNNPSLVEQAMEMGLRTLKFFPAEPSGGTAMLKALSAVYPVKFMPTGGVSPSNVKDYLAISSVLACGGTWMVPGDLIDNEQWDELALLIREVATIIE, encoded by the coding sequence ATGAAAGACCTAAATCAACAACTTTCTGAAATTAAAGTAGTCCCTGTTATTGCAATTAAAGATGCAAGCAAGGCTGTAAAATTGGCTCAGGTATTGGTTGAAAACGGCCTACCTTGTGCTGAAGTCACGTTTCGTACTGAAGATGCGGCACGCGCGATCAAGAATATGCGCGACGCGTACCCAGAGATGTTAATTGGCGCGGGCACTGTCCTAACCAGTGCTCAGGTGGATGAAGCGATTGAAGCTGGTGTCGATTTTATTGTTAGCCCGGGCTTTAACCCAACCACCGTTAAATATTGTCAGCAGAGAAACATCGCTATCGTACCTGGTGTAAATAATCCAAGCCTGGTTGAACAAGCGATGGAAATGGGCCTTCGTACCCTTAAGTTTTTCCCTGCGGAGCCATCGGGTGGCACCGCAATGCTTAAAGCACTTTCAGCGGTATACCCAGTTAAATTCATGCCAACAGGTGGGGTAAGTCCTAGTAACGTAAAAGATTACTTGGCCATTTCTTCTGTATTGGCGTGTGGTGGAACCTGGATGGTGCCTGGCGATTTGATTGACAACGAGCAATGGGACGAACTGGCGTTGTTGATTCGTGAAGTTGCAACAATTATTGAATGA
- a CDS encoding sugar kinase, translating into MNPISRVAIIGECMVELRKHHGVLQQGFGGDTLNTAVYLSRLTQQHGVETSYVTGLGLDPFSREMLTAWQDEGINTDMVYFSEDKLPGIYAIETADDGERSFFYWREDAAAKYWLREQNFESLVKDLCQHQMIYLSGISLAIIAEEHRQTLIDLLAACRKEGVTIAFDNNFRPKLWPSIELARRFYSQILSVTDMAFLTFDDEVMLWGDKEESEAINRSKGFGVKEIIVKRGADDCFVVTQDQQHSVAALKVDAVVDTTAAGDSFSAGYLAKRILGGDVAESALAGHKVAGSVIQHRGAIIPSESMPTI; encoded by the coding sequence ATGAACCCAATCAGTCGCGTCGCTATCATCGGTGAATGTATGGTGGAGCTAAGGAAACATCATGGCGTGCTACAGCAAGGTTTTGGTGGTGATACCCTCAATACTGCTGTTTACCTGTCTCGTTTAACCCAACAACATGGCGTCGAAACATCCTATGTGACTGGGCTGGGACTCGATCCGTTTAGCCGCGAAATGCTGACAGCTTGGCAGGACGAAGGCATCAACACCGACATGGTCTACTTCTCTGAAGATAAATTGCCGGGCATTTATGCGATTGAAACCGCGGACGATGGTGAACGAAGTTTCTTTTACTGGCGTGAAGACGCTGCAGCAAAATATTGGCTACGCGAGCAAAACTTTGAATCTTTGGTTAAAGATCTTTGCCAACATCAAATGATTTATCTGAGCGGTATCAGTTTAGCTATTATCGCTGAAGAGCATCGTCAAACGCTGATCGACCTGTTGGCTGCCTGCCGTAAGGAGGGCGTTACGATAGCGTTTGATAACAATTTCCGGCCAAAACTTTGGCCAAGTATAGAGTTGGCTCGTCGTTTCTACTCGCAAATTCTCAGTGTTACTGACATGGCATTTTTGACTTTTGATGATGAGGTCATGCTATGGGGTGACAAAGAGGAATCTGAAGCCATTAATCGTAGCAAAGGCTTTGGAGTGAAAGAGATCATTGTTAAGCGCGGCGCGGACGACTGTTTTGTTGTGACACAAGACCAACAGCACTCCGTTGCGGCATTGAAAGTAGACGCTGTGGTCGATACGACGGCAGCTGGCGACTCTTTCAGTGCAGGTTACCTTGCAAAACGCATTCTAGGCGGAGACGTTGCTGAGTCTGCGCTGGCTGGGCACAAAGTGGCTGGTTCTGTTATCCAACATCGCGGTGCAATCATTCCAAGCGAATCGATGCCGACTATTTAA
- a CDS encoding RpiB/LacA/LacB family sugar-phosphate isomerase, giving the protein MKIALMMENSQAAKNAMVAGELNTVAGGLGHEVFNVGMTDENDHHLTYVHLGIMANILVNSKAVDFVVTGCGTGQGALMSSNLHPGVVCGYCLEPSDAFLFNQINNGNAISLAFAKGFGWAGELNVRYIFEKAFTGNRGEGYPIERAAPQQANAAILNDVKAAVSKDVVEGLRAIDQELVKTAVGSAQFQECFFAHCQVPEIAEYVKSLLD; this is encoded by the coding sequence ATGAAAATTGCACTAATGATGGAAAACAGCCAAGCCGCGAAAAATGCAATGGTGGCTGGTGAATTAAACACTGTAGCGGGTGGTCTTGGCCACGAAGTATTTAACGTTGGTATGACTGATGAAAATGATCATCATCTAACGTACGTCCACTTAGGTATCATGGCGAATATCCTAGTGAACTCAAAAGCAGTAGATTTCGTGGTAACGGGTTGTGGAACTGGCCAAGGCGCGCTGATGTCAAGCAACCTACACCCGGGTGTGGTTTGTGGCTACTGCCTGGAGCCATCTGATGCATTCCTGTTCAACCAAATCAACAACGGCAACGCTATCTCTCTAGCCTTCGCTAAAGGTTTTGGTTGGGCTGGTGAACTGAACGTGCGTTACATCTTCGAAAAAGCGTTCACTGGAAATCGTGGTGAAGGTTACCCTATCGAGCGAGCAGCGCCTCAGCAAGCTAACGCTGCGATCTTGAACGACGTAAAAGCCGCAGTCTCTAAAGATGTGGTTGAAGGCTTACGTGCCATCGATCAAGAGCTAGTGAAAACGGCTGTTGGTAGTGCGCAATTCCAAGAGTGCTTCTTCGCACATTGCCAAGTGCCTGAGATCGCAGAATACGTGAAGTCTCTACTGGACTAA
- a CDS encoding YgjV family protein: protein MVDTATLAQVVGFISFGLGFSVFYQKNDKRLKILMLIFNLNHLLHFLLLGSMTSALGAFLSTIRTTTAIFVSSKRIAAAFIVISLVSGYWAAEQWRDIWPILGTIIGTYSVFCLSGIQMRVGFLIGACCWLTNNILVGSIGGTLLEMTVIVMNSMTIYRLYRQRLEPKLPPCVKTLQTDQNQLERS from the coding sequence ATTGTGGATACTGCAACATTAGCGCAAGTAGTAGGGTTTATTAGTTTTGGATTGGGATTCTCCGTCTTTTACCAAAAAAATGATAAACGCCTAAAAATCTTGATGCTGATATTTAATCTCAATCATCTTCTCCATTTTTTATTGCTTGGTTCAATGACCTCAGCGCTTGGGGCGTTCCTGTCGACAATCAGAACGACCACAGCAATATTTGTTTCGTCGAAGCGAATTGCTGCTGCATTTATTGTTATCAGTTTAGTTAGTGGTTATTGGGCTGCTGAGCAGTGGCGTGACATTTGGCCTATTTTGGGAACGATTATCGGGACCTACTCTGTATTCTGCTTGTCGGGAATTCAGATGCGCGTGGGCTTTTTGATTGGTGCTTGTTGTTGGCTGACCAACAATATTCTGGTGGGTTCTATTGGGGGGACACTGCTGGAAATGACCGTGATCGTTATGAATTCAATGACAATTTACCGTTTATATCGCCAGCGACTGGAGCCAAAGCTTCCGCCTTGTGTGAAGACGCTACAAACTGATCAAAATCAGCTTGAAAGGTCATAG
- the kduD gene encoding 2-dehydro-3-deoxy-D-gluconate 5-dehydrogenase KduD, translating to MILDSFNLEGKVAIVTGCDTGLGQGMALGLAKAGCDIVGVNIIEPTETIEKIEAEGRKFVDVRANLMTLDDIPSIVDRAVTELGRIDILVNNAGIIRREDAIEFSEQDWDDVMNINIKSVFFMSQAVAKQFIAQGEGGKIINVASMLSFQGGIRVPSYTASKSGVMGVTRLMANEWASHDINVNAIAPGYMATNNTAALRADEERNAAILERIPAERWGLPEDLAGPCVFLASKAADYINGYTIAVDGGWLAR from the coding sequence ATGATTCTTGATTCATTTAACCTTGAAGGCAAAGTAGCCATTGTTACGGGTTGTGACACTGGTCTTGGCCAAGGTATGGCGCTTGGTTTAGCAAAAGCCGGTTGTGATATCGTGGGCGTAAACATCATTGAACCGACAGAAACTATTGAGAAAATTGAAGCCGAAGGCCGTAAATTTGTTGATGTTCGCGCTAACCTAATGACGCTGGATGACATCCCTTCAATCGTTGATCGCGCAGTCACAGAGCTGGGCCGCATTGATATTCTGGTAAACAATGCAGGTATCATCCGTCGCGAAGATGCGATCGAGTTTTCTGAGCAAGATTGGGATGACGTAATGAACATTAACATCAAATCGGTGTTCTTTATGTCTCAAGCCGTTGCAAAGCAGTTCATCGCTCAAGGTGAAGGTGGCAAGATCATCAACGTCGCATCTATGCTGTCTTTCCAAGGCGGTATCCGCGTTCCTTCATACACTGCCTCTAAGAGCGGCGTGATGGGTGTTACGCGCCTAATGGCGAACGAATGGGCAAGTCACGACATTAACGTGAACGCGATTGCACCAGGTTACATGGCAACAAACAACACCGCTGCTTTACGTGCTGACGAAGAGCGTAACGCTGCCATCCTTGAACGTATCCCTGCTGAACGCTGGGGCTTGCCTGAAGATTTAGCTGGCCCTTGTGTATTTTTGGCGTCAAAAGCGGCTGACTATATCAATGGTTACACGATCGCGGTTGATGGTGGCTGGTTAGCTCGCTAA